A region of the Roseiflexus sp. RS-1 genome:
AACGCATTCCCAAGGTCGGAGGTTATGCTCGCTTTGCAGAAACGTTCATCGCCGGGTTTGCCGAGCCAAGCTGTATTCGCTTTATGCCGGACGGAACGGAAGCATATGTGTGTGACAGATCCTGGAATGCTGTCTACCGATTAGAGCTTGAGCGTCGATAGTTGAGGGAAAGCGCTCACAGGGCGGTCCTGTGAGCGCCTTCTACATTGTCGTGCCAATGAAGCTTCTTTCCGACACAGCACGGGAACGGTCGGTTTGGGCCAATCGTGATTTTTTGTATCTCTGGGGCGCCACTGTCATCAGCCAGCTTGGCACACAGATCACCTTTCTCGGGCTGCCGTTCCTCGCCGTCACAATGCTGAACGCCACTCCGCTAACCAGCGTGCTGGCGACGCTTGGCTGGGTGCCAGTGGTCGCGCTGGGGTTCGTCGCCGGGGCGATCATCGACCGTGGTCGCCGGCAACCGGTGTTGATCTGGTGCGATGTGGCGCGGGCAGTGGTGCTGCTGACCATCCCGATCGCCTGCCTGTTCGGCGGGCTTTCGCTCTGGCAGCTCTATGCAGTGGTGCTGCTGACGGGCGTGTTCAGCACCTTTTTCGACACGGCCTACCAGGCGCGCGTGCCCTCCCTGGTGCCCGCCGGGCAGCTGGTTGCGGCTAACAGCGGGCTTGAGATCGCCCAGTCGGGCACCCGCATCGTCGGTCCCGGGCTGGCGGGCGCGTTGATTGCGTTGCTCACCGCGCCGCTGGCGATCCTGCTCGACGCTCTGAGCTATCTCCTCTCGGCCTTGCTGCTCCTGGGCATCCGCGCGCCGGAAACGGTGTCCGACATGCCGCCGTTGGGGACACGCGCCAACCGACCCTTGCGCGTGGACATCAAAGAAGGGCTGGTGTTCTTCTGGCGCGAGCCATTGCTGCGCTCACTGGTGGGATGTACGGTGCTGATGAGTGTTGGCTGGGCGCTGGTCGAGGGCATTTTTCTGTTCTACCTCATCCGCACGCTGGGGCTTGACGCGGGGCTGACCGGTGTGATCTTCAGCGTCGGCAACGTGGGGTTGCTGGTCGCCGCCGCCGTGACCGGGCGCCTGGTTGGGCGCTGGGGGTTGGGACCGGTGGTGGGGAGCGCAGTGGTGCTGCACGCTGGTGGCATCCTGCTGATCGCGCTAGCGCCGCTGGCGCCGTTGCCCTTCCTGATCACAGGCTATCTGGTGCGGGCAGCGGCAGTGGTGGCCTACAACATCAGCCAGGTGACGATACGCCAGTGCGTCACGCCATCACAGATGCTCGGGCGCGTCACCGCGACGGCCCGGGTGATTAGCTGGTCGAGCATTCCCAGCGGGCTGATCATCGGCGGTCTGCTGGCGACAGCCATCGGGCTTCAAACAACAATCTGGACAGGGGCGCTCCTCAGTTGCTGTGCTTGCATTCCGATGATCCTCGGCGGTGTGTGGCGAGTGCGCCGCCTGTCGGTTCCGAGCGCGTTGTAGCGCCCCAACCTCTGCAGAAGCCAACGGGTGTGCAGCACGGGTGCGGCGCACGCAGCCCTGGCGCGCCTGCCCAACGGTCGGGTTCAGCTTCACACGGAGCGATGCGGAGCGCGTCGGGTTCATGCCGGTGTTGGGCCGCTGATCGTCGCCCGGCGCGGACTGCAATTCCCCCACGCCGGGCGAATCCGTCATCTGGTGCGCTCACCTCACCGCCGACCTCGTGCCGCAGGGCAGCGGTAACGTCCAGCAGCCAGGGGTGAAGCTGACACCCCGTGGCATTGACCGTCGGGGCAAGGGCAGCCACGCTCACGTTGTCGGGGGCTTCGGCGATCACGCAGGCATTGGTTTCGTCGAAAGCAGAGTAAAAGGCTTCCAGGGCGCCACCCACCGATTTGATTGCCTTCTCAATCGCCGCGCGTCTGAATCATTCGCTTGCAACCGGTCCCTGAGAGAACGTGGCTTGAGAAAGGGAAGCAGTTGAGCCCGCGTCCGGATATGGAAATGTCAGTTCATTTCCATGTCGCAATGCGGGAAATGCGGACGTC
Encoded here:
- a CDS encoding GYD domain-containing protein, with amino-acid sequence MEKAIKSVGGALEAFYSAFDETNACVIAEAPDNVSVAALAPTVNATGCQLHPWLLDVTAALRHEVGGEVSAPDDGFARRGGIAVRAGRRSAAQHRHEPDALRIAPCEAEPDRWAGAPGLRAPHPCCTPVGFCRGWGATTRSEPTGGALATHRRGSSECKHSN
- a CDS encoding MFS transporter, giving the protein MSAFYIVVPMKLLSDTARERSVWANRDFLYLWGATVISQLGTQITFLGLPFLAVTMLNATPLTSVLATLGWVPVVALGFVAGAIIDRGRRQPVLIWCDVARAVVLLTIPIACLFGGLSLWQLYAVVLLTGVFSTFFDTAYQARVPSLVPAGQLVAANSGLEIAQSGTRIVGPGLAGALIALLTAPLAILLDALSYLLSALLLLGIRAPETVSDMPPLGTRANRPLRVDIKEGLVFFWREPLLRSLVGCTVLMSVGWALVEGIFLFYLIRTLGLDAGLTGVIFSVGNVGLLVAAAVTGRLVGRWGLGPVVGSAVVLHAGGILLIALAPLAPLPFLITGYLVRAAAVVAYNISQVTIRQCVTPSQMLGRVTATARVISWSSIPSGLIIGGLLATAIGLQTTIWTGALLSCCACIPMILGGVWRVRRLSVPSAL